Within the Beduinella massiliensis genome, the region GAAAGGGCTGTCGTCATGAAAAAAGACTGGGTTCGCACGCTGCTAACGGACTGCATTACCCGCCGCAGTCCCATCGAAATTCTGCGCAAAAAGCTGGACGTCCCCCCGCTGTGCTGCGTTCCGCTGCTGATGAGCGAAAAGCTGGTGCTCGTCGTCCCCTACGTCGACTTTCAGCCGGACGGCTATGAGGTCATCCGTCTGCGCGACATTTCCAGCATCCGCGCGGACGAGCGCGCCGCGTTTCACGGGCACATCATGATGAGCGAGGGCGTGCTGGAATCCCTTTGCCTTCCGCCCGTGTCGCTGGAGAGCTTCAGCGCCCTCCTGACCGACCTGTTCGCGCAGGGCGAGCCGGTCATCGTCTCCGGCAAGGAAGACCTGCTGCTGGGCACCATCGAAAAGGCGGGCAAGAAGAAGCTGCAGGTGCGCTACATCGACGGCATGGGCCGGGTGGACGAGGATCTAACCCGCCTGCCCTACGACGACATCACCTCCGTCGCGTTCGGCAACCGCTACTTGAAGCTCGTCGTGCAGTACGCGGAGGGCGCTCCGGAAGAGGAATAAGCTGCTTTCAGCCAAACGAAAAAACGAGGGAATCCCGAAGAGGGGTTCCCTCGCCTTGTGTTCACTCAGCCATTGACCGGCACCTGCGCCTCCTTGGCGCGCCGCGCTTCCTCGCTCAGGTATTCATAGGAGACGAGGCAGCCGCTCGCAGCCTCAATTTGAACGCTTGCACCCGTTCCGTCCGCATAGACGACGTCGAAGAAGAGGATGCCGCTGCCGTAGTCCCCGTTGCGCACGATGCGTTCCACTTCGCCCGTTTTCAGATAAGGCGCCGAAAGATATGTTTTCACGATTTCCATCCAGTGGAGATCATCTGGGTTCACCGCCTGCCAATAGGCCGACGTCAGGCAGCCCAAGATCGGGTTGCTTTCATTGAAATTCACGTAGAAGTTTCCCCACCACCTCAGCTTTTTCACCTTTCCGCTATACAGGTCCAGGGTTATCGAGTATCCACTCCAGCTCCCCCCTTCGGGCCGCTGTGACTCCAAATCCACCAACCATTCCGTCGCGTTCTCGTAATCGAGCTCCTGGCAATCCTCACGGTCGTTCAATGGGCCGCGTGATACGCGCATGCCCGAAAAGCCATAATCCTCCTGAATCAGTTCCAGCGCCTGCTCCGCCGTGATGCTGCCTTCCGGCAGCGGATTCGGAGCGCCCCGCAACTGCATCTCGTTTTCCCATGCTGCCCTGTATGCCGCGATGCGCTGGCCGCGAACGTCGCACATGGCAAGAAACTCTTCATCGCTGACCGCGCGATCCTCCGGATAATGATAGACCGTCTCGCCCCCGCCGTTATAGCCCAGGATGTACACGCCGTCGACCGGCTTACTCGTGAGCCCGTTTGCGGGCCGAAAGCTCGAATCGCTCTCGTAGCGCGCCTCGATCTCCGCATAGCGAAGGTTTTCCTTTCGCGTCAGCGGTCGATTGGGGTACACCTCTCCGCCTGCGTTCTCCGTAAGCGTCCATTCATCCACATACGGCATCAGCAGCGCGCAGGCGTCGTCCAGCTCGATGAGCTGAAGCAGTTCTTCGTCCGTCAGTTCCCGCTGCGGCATTCTCACAAACGGCAACACGGCGCTCTCGCGATAGTAATCGTCGTATTGAAGCACGCCGCGCTCGTCGCGATTGACCGAGGCCACGTAAGCCTCCGCCGTCGTGGAAAGGGAGAGCGCGTCGCTCGGCCCGCCTACCGGGATGGGGGTCTGGGCCCGAAGGTCGTATTTGTCGTAGAAGTAGCACAGGTCGTTCAGCCGTTTTACCTCGTTGGGCGTCAAGACCCGCGTGGTCATCTCCGGCCGCGTCAGAGAAGCTTTGACGTACCCCGTCTGCAGGGTATACGGATCGCCCACCCACTCCGGACGTTCATGGAGCGTCCAAACCGCATGTGTGTCCACGGCGTCCGCCGCTTCACCCTGCGCGCCGGAAACCGCCGGCGCCGCCTCAGGCGCGACTGCCAGCACGCCGCCCGAGAGCAGCGTCAGCGAAAGTGCCAGCGCGACGAGCGCCCCGCCCTGCCGCTTTTTCGAGCGATCGAACATCGAATAAAACCGTTTTTTCATATCCTTTCTCCCTTCATAGAAGTAGGTAGAAAGCGCGACGTGCCGCCTGCGTTGACGCTGAACGACGCCCAAAATCGTCTCCCCATAGCGCTTGCGCTGCGACAGCTCCGCATTGGCCAACACGAGGGCGTCGCAGGACATCTCACAGTCCGCCGCGATGGCGCGCGCCATCCGGTACACAAGCGGATTGAACCAATGGACGCACAGCGCGCAGAGCACCAGCGCCTTATACCACAAATCCCGGCGTTTATAGTGCGTCAACTCATGGCGCACGATGAACGAAAGTTCCTCGTCGGAAAGCTCGAGCTCCGGCAAAAGCAGCATCGGCCGCAGGAGCCCCGCTACCATCGGGCTGCTCACGCATGCGCAGCGCACGGTGCGCACCGTTCCCCGCAGTCTCAGCCGCTCTCCCTCCCGCAGCACCGTCGTCACCTGCCGCGCGGCCGGCGGCTGCGCCCAGCGGCGTATCATGCGAAAGAAGCGCATGTGCCGCACGCTCTGCACTGCAGCAGCCGCCGCAAATCCAATGAGCCAGACGATGCCCGCCAGCGTCAGTGGATCCGGCATCTGCAGGCGAAAGCGCGGCGCGAGCGTGTCTTCGGCGACACTTTCCGTCCGTGGTTCCCGCCACGCCGTTACCTTTTGATCGGTCGGCCTCCGCACAGTCTCGCCCACGACGCGCTCGCCCGGGACCGAATCTTGCCGCACGGGCACGATCACCGCACGCGTCTGCGGCGCGCTTACCGTCACCGCCGCGCGCGGCAGCGTCGGCCGGTACGGAATCAGCAGCCCTAGAACGACCAACAGCCAGGCCGCGTACCGCCCCGCAGGCGCGACGCGCCGCTCCAGCCAGGGGCGCGCGACCAGTAGCGTCAGGATGACAGCCGACATGCCAAGGCTGGTCCGCAAAAGCCCTGTAAACCACATCAAATGCCTCACCTCTTATTGTCCACGTCATTCAGCCAGGCCTTCAGTTCGTCGATGTCCGCGTCCGTCATCTGATGCCCCTCGTACAGCGTGCTTACCAGGCTACGGAAGGAGCCCTTGTGAAACTTCTCCATAAAGCTGCCCGATTCAAAGGCCACATACGCTTCCTGCGTCACAAGCGGGGTGTAGATGCGTTCCTTGCCCATGCGCTCGCTTTTTAAAAAGCCTCGCTCGATCAGGCGGGTCAACAGCGTCAACACGGTCTGCGGCTTCCAACTGTTGTGCAAATGTGAAATAATCTGGTTCGTCGAAATCGGTGTGGGATTCTGCCAAACGATCTGCATCAGTTCAAACTCGGCATCCGGCAGCCTGCGCATGTCCGTCATAAAGGATACCTCCATTCATTCTACATTTGTCGTTTTTCTGTTTATATTCTACATCCGTAGAACGTAATTGTCAACCCAATATTCTACGTTTGTAGAATATTTAAAAAAGAAATGGACCGCAGGTGCTCTGCGGTCCATCTTCGCTCCGTTACGGCTTCAGCGTAAAGCGGAGCAGTACGGGGTTATGGTCGCTGTAGGCGAAGTCCGTGTCGATGTTTTCCGCCGTTGCCTCGACATTCGCCGAGACGAGGAAGCCGTCAACGACCGTCACGAAGTTGACGCCCTTTTCATACGGAATTTCCGCAGCCCGGCAGGTGGGTACCTCCAGCTGGTTCTCCGCCTTCTGAATGCGGATTCCCTCCGGCAGGTCCCGCTCGTCCAGAATGGCGACCCAGGCCGGGAACTCCTGCTGGGACTCAAACGCCTCGGCCGCCTCGGTGCCCAGGGCATGGTTGAAGTCTCCGCCGACGATGACGTAGTTTCCTTTCGCGTATTCATCCGACATCATCCCGGCGAGCATGTCCATCTGCTGCTGACGGTACACGCCGCCCTCGTCGTAGGCGGACATGTGGCTGTTGATCAGCACGAGCTCGCCGCCGCCCTCGACAGGAAGACGGTTCACGGCAAAGCAGCGGTCCAGGTCGAAGAACTTGTCCGGGAACGCCTCCGAGATCGGATAGCTCCGGCGCACGCTCTCGTCGATCCGGTAGCGGCTGAGCACGCCCAAGCCCGCCGTCGTCGCCCCATGCGGGTCGTGAAAGGGATACGCCAGAAAGGGCGTATGGAAGTTCACCGCGAACACGCTGCCGTACCCAGGCAGCGTCTTTCGCAGGTTCTCCCACTGATTCAGGTGATAGCTGCGATCCGCGTCCAGATCGACCTCCTGCAGAAGCACGAAGTCCGGCGAGAGCGCGGCGATCGTCTCCGCCGCGCCGCGCGTATGCTGCGCGACCGATTCAGCGCTGATCGCCTTGCCGTAGCGTCCGCTGACAGCCTCGCCGCTCTTCATCACACCCGTATCCATGAAAAAGCTGTAATCCGGCCCGTACGCGCCAAAGCCGATGTTGTACGTCGCCGCCGTGTACTCCCTGCCGGGCTCGAGCGCCGCCTCCTGCGGGTTTTCGACCGTGAGCTTCTCCCCATCCGGGATGCGGTTGTACTGCACGGCCACGTAGCCCACATAGAGACCAACGGCCGCCCCCAGGACGAGCACGGCGAGCACAAGCCCCCATAAAATCCTCTTGACCATGCGGCCTTTCATAATCCGCACCCCTTTCGCTTTCCTATCGTCCCCCAAAGCTTACCACATACCGGGCCAAAGCGCAATGCGCATAAGGGCGCGTCCGGGTTCATCGGTTCATTTCGCTCTTGCTGCCCGTCTGATGATCGCAGATGATCCGCTCGATCTCTCCCGGGCTGCTGTCCGGCAGGTCGCCGGGCACGGTATTCTTGATCGCGGACATCGCGTTGCCGTAGCGCAGGGCGCGTTCAAAGTCGCCGGAGGAGAGCAGGCCATACAGCACGCCCGCGACATAAGCGTCGCCGCTGCCGATGCGGTCGATGACCTCGATGTTGCGGTAGGGCTCCTCGGTGAAAAAAGCGTTTCGCTCCGCGCTGTAGATGGTCGAGGTGAAGGTATGCTTGCGCGGGCTGATGATCGTGCGCGCGGTGGAGGCGACGGCGGATATGCCGAACTGGTCGCAGTAACCGCGCATGATCTCCTCCATGGTGCCCGTGCGGGCCATCATGCGACGGCTCGTCTCTTCGGAGACGAAGAGGATGTCCACCATCGGCAAAATGCCCTGGATGACCTCCCGCGCGCGGTCCTCATCCCAGAGGTTGGCGCGGTAATTGCAGTCAAACGAGATGACCGCGCCCGCTTCATGAAAACGCTTGATCATCTCTACCCCCGTAGCGCAGGTGTGCCCGGTCAGCGCGAGCGTAATGCCGCTGGTATGGAAGAGCCGGGTCGACGCATACATGCTCTCCGGCAGCTCGCTGAGCTCCAGCGTGGTGAAGGCCGAGCCCGCCCGGTCATACACCACGCTGGACTTTCTGGGGTAAGCGCCGCCTTCGTAGTAGTAGATGCCGAGGCGCGCCCCGCGCTCCGCGTCGTAGATCAGGTAGTCGTCGCTGACGCCGCAAAAACGGATGCGATTCTTGATGAAGCTGCCGATCTCGTTGTGCGGCAGCTTGGTGATGACGCCCGTGCGCAGGCCCAGCAGCGATATGCCGGAAACGACGTTCAATTCCGAGCCGCCCGCGCGCTTTTCAAACACGTCCCCCTGGCCGATGCGCTCGTGGTTCACGGGCGAAAGCCGCAGCATGACCTCGCCGAGCCCCAGCGCGTCAAACGCCCTCGCGGTTTTCAGCCTTTCCATCATCGTCATACATTCCACCTCCGGTTGATTTTTCTGTTCCGGGGCCTCTTTTTCTCCATTATCCCCCAGAACGCGTTCCGCTGTCAAGCGCGCATATCCTCCGGCGCCGCCTATTTTCGTCCATTTTGCGCATAGCGGACGCGGCAAGCCGTATGCTACAATGCCTGCATCAGATCAAAAAGGCAGGCGCATCCCCGTGAAGGAAAAGGAAATCAAGACAAACGCCATGCGCGCGCTGGAACGCGCGCAGGTCGCCTACACCCCCCACGAATACGACCCGGAGGGCGGCATCGACGGCGTGCACGTAGCCTCCGTGCTCGGCGTCGACCCGGCCCGCGTCTTCAAGACGCTCGTGACGCAGGGAAAGAGCCGCGCTTACTTCGTCTTCGTGATTCCCGTCGCGGAAGAACTGGACCTCAAAAAGGCCGCGCGCGCGGCGGGCGAAAAGGCCATCGAGATGCTGCCCGTAAAGGACCTGCTCTCGGTCACCGGATACATCCGGGGCGGTTGCAGCCCCGTAGGCATGAAAAAAGTTTTTCCTACCTTCATACACGAGAGCGCCCTTTCGCAGCAGCGCATCCTCGTGAGCGCGGGCAAGATCGGCCATCAGGTGGAGGTGGAGCCGCGGGCGCTCGCCGCGCTCGTCCGCGCGCGGTTCGAGGATTTGACCTCCGCGAGGGGATAGGAACGGGCTTTTTAACGGCGAAGGAGCCGGCGCGCAGGCTGTGCCAAATTGAAGCGCGAACGCCGGGCGCAGCGCCCCCAACGCCTCCTTCATCTTCTTCCGCCGTGCCTTTTCCTGTACGTCAGACGGCTTTGTGCCGCGCTTTATTCCGATAAAACGCCCCGATCAGAAAATTTCGACAACTTTCTGATCGGGGCGTTTTTCGATAAACGGATCTCCTATACGAATTGATTCTGCGCTTCGCTGTAGCGATAGCTGATGTTTTCAAGCTTTTCGCGCAGCGCGCCCTCTTCCCAGCCGAGGTCTTCGCACAACGCCTGAAGCGTCGTATAGCGGTCGCGCAGGCGCATATTGACCAGGCTGAGCAGCATCACGGGGTCGTTGGGCATCCTCTCCATCGTCCATCCTCCTCAAATTGCCCGCATGCCCATCCACTTGCCGCTGCGGTAACGCAGGACAAAGCAGACGATGCGGCAGCACCAATCTACGATCATCGCGATCCACACGCCGACAGCGCCAAGGCCCAGCCCGATGCCGAGCACGACGCTAAGCACGATGCGGAAGACGACCATCGAGGCGATGGACACGACCATCGGAAAACGCACGTCGCCCGCCGCGCGCAGGGCATTTGGCAGCGTAAAGGACAGCGGCCACATCAGGATCGCCAGCCCGTCGTGAATCCATACCAGCGTGCGGGTGAGCTTGAGCGTCTCCGACGACAGGTTGCCGTAGGCCTTTAAGATCAGCGGAAGCAGCAGCAGAATGCCCGCGTTGATGGCAAGCGTTCCCAGATAGGAGAGCTTCAGCAGCTTCTTCGTGTAATGCTTTGCCTGCTCCGCATCGCCCGCGCCCACGCATTGGCCGATGACGGTAATCATCGCCAGGTTGACCGCCTTGCCGGGGATCGTGCCCAGGCCGTCCAGCGTATTGGCGACCGCGTTGGCGG harbors:
- a CDS encoding M56 family metallopeptidase; translation: MWFTGLLRTSLGMSAVILTLLVARPWLERRVAPAGRYAAWLLVVLGLLIPYRPTLPRAAVTVSAPQTRAVIVPVRQDSVPGERVVGETVRRPTDQKVTAWREPRTESVAEDTLAPRFRLQMPDPLTLAGIVWLIGFAAAAAVQSVRHMRFFRMIRRWAQPPAARQVTTVLREGERLRLRGTVRTVRCACVSSPMVAGLLRPMLLLPELELSDEELSFIVRHELTHYKRRDLWYKALVLCALCVHWFNPLVYRMARAIAADCEMSCDALVLANAELSQRKRYGETILGVVQRQRRRHVALSTYFYEGRKDMKKRFYSMFDRSKKRQGGALVALALSLTLLSGGVLAVAPEAAPAVSGAQGEAADAVDTHAVWTLHERPEWVGDPYTLQTGYVKASLTRPEMTTRVLTPNEVKRLNDLCYFYDKYDLRAQTPIPVGGPSDALSLSTTAEAYVASVNRDERGVLQYDDYYRESAVLPFVRMPQRELTDEELLQLIELDDACALLMPYVDEWTLTENAGGEVYPNRPLTRKENLRYAEIEARYESDSSFRPANGLTSKPVDGVYILGYNGGGETVYHYPEDRAVSDEEFLAMCDVRGQRIAAYRAAWENEMQLRGAPNPLPEGSITAEQALELIQEDYGFSGMRVSRGPLNDREDCQELDYENATEWLVDLESQRPEGGSWSGYSITLDLYSGKVKKLRWWGNFYVNFNESNPILGCLTSAYWQAVNPDDLHWMEIVKTYLSAPYLKTGEVERIVRNGDYGSGILFFDVVYADGTGASVQIEAASGCLVSYEYLSEEARRAKEAQVPVNG
- a CDS encoding BlaI/MecI/CopY family transcriptional regulator — encoded protein: MTDMRRLPDAEFELMQIVWQNPTPISTNQIISHLHNSWKPQTVLTLLTRLIERGFLKSERMGKERIYTPLVTQEAYVAFESGSFMEKFHKGSFRSLVSTLYEGHQMTDADIDELKAWLNDVDNKR
- a CDS encoding endonuclease/exonuclease/phosphatase family protein codes for the protein MKGRMVKRILWGLVLAVLVLGAAVGLYVGYVAVQYNRIPDGEKLTVENPQEAALEPGREYTAATYNIGFGAYGPDYSFFMDTGVMKSGEAVSGRYGKAISAESVAQHTRGAAETIAALSPDFVLLQEVDLDADRSYHLNQWENLRKTLPGYGSVFAVNFHTPFLAYPFHDPHGATTAGLGVLSRYRIDESVRRSYPISEAFPDKFFDLDRCFAVNRLPVEGGGELVLINSHMSAYDEGGVYRQQQMDMLAGMMSDEYAKGNYVIVGGDFNHALGTEAAEAFESQQEFPAWVAILDERDLPEGIRIQKAENQLEVPTCRAAEIPYEKGVNFVTVVDGFLVSANVEATAENIDTDFAYSDHNPVLLRFTLKP
- a CDS encoding sugar kinase produces the protein MTMMERLKTARAFDALGLGEVMLRLSPVNHERIGQGDVFEKRAGGSELNVVSGISLLGLRTGVITKLPHNEIGSFIKNRIRFCGVSDDYLIYDAERGARLGIYYYEGGAYPRKSSVVYDRAGSAFTTLELSELPESMYASTRLFHTSGITLALTGHTCATGVEMIKRFHEAGAVISFDCNYRANLWDEDRAREVIQGILPMVDILFVSEETSRRMMARTGTMEEIMRGYCDQFGISAVASTARTIISPRKHTFTSTIYSAERNAFFTEEPYRNIEVIDRIGSGDAYVAGVLYGLLSSGDFERALRYGNAMSAIKNTVPGDLPDSSPGEIERIICDHQTGSKSEMNR
- the ybaK gene encoding Cys-tRNA(Pro) deacylase yields the protein MRALERAQVAYTPHEYDPEGGIDGVHVASVLGVDPARVFKTLVTQGKSRAYFVFVIPVAEELDLKKAARAAGEKAIEMLPVKDLLSVTGYIRGGCSPVGMKKVFPTFIHESALSQQRILVSAGKIGHQVEVEPRALAALVRARFEDLTSARG
- a CDS encoding DUF4250 family protein, with translation MERMPNDPVMLLSLVNMRLRDRYTTLQALCEDLGWEEGALREKLENISYRYSEAQNQFV